One genomic region from Hydrogenispora ethanolica encodes:
- the trpE gene encoding anthranilate synthase component I: MSREAFLDSLPLVGFHGKNSSFCIGDVEIGGGTPVIIAGPCAVETAEQILRVAEHIKNSGAHGLRGGVFKPRSSPYSFQGLGEPGLQLLAEAREKTGLFTVVEVTAIDQIGLVAEYADVLQVGARNMQNFELLKAVGRSEKPVLLKRGLSATIQELLQAAEYILVEGNPRVILCERGIRTFETITRNTLDINAIPLLKQLTHLPVFADPSHGTGRSDLVIPVAKAAIAAGADGLIVEVHPAPDTALSDGNQSLNLNQFERLMEELNPSIHRSPAPIQLDSGMTLTQFQQLADDGYRFIPVYAELLTDSETPVTAFAKLTAGAPVGRFLLESVERGEQLGRFSFIGWDPLLQLTANGRRSEILDSANSHQAMDSDPLQELSAALSELKVAPLDVPYPFYGGAVGYIGYDYVRLLEPIPEHHEAIAEVPDLRWMVPRCMACFDHVLHKIVLIELVEPAAHSTIEAAYQKGMADLSRFGERLKNQLELPPLVNRHPQASEPERNFLLSKAEYEARVEKIKEYIRAGDAFQVVLSQRIEQECHGDPFMFYRVLRTINPSPYLFYLDFGEFQLAGSSPEVMVQSTGAQVLLKPIAGTRPRGATAAQDEQLKKELLNDRKERAEHVMLVDLGRNDLGRVCRFGSVAVTDLMSVENYSHVMHIVSTIRGELLPDMTATDLLRAVFPAGTLSGAPKIRAMQIIEELEPVRRGFYGGAVGYLGFNGNLDTCITIRTVLFKDKKAVLQVGAGIVADSVPEREYEETMNKAGAVLAALARLGG, encoded by the coding sequence TTGAGTCGAGAAGCATTTTTAGACAGCTTGCCATTGGTCGGTTTTCATGGCAAAAATAGCTCTTTTTGCATTGGCGATGTGGAGATCGGCGGCGGGACGCCGGTAATTATCGCCGGACCTTGTGCAGTGGAGACAGCCGAGCAGATTTTACGAGTCGCGGAGCATATCAAAAACTCCGGCGCACATGGTCTCCGGGGCGGAGTTTTTAAACCGCGCAGTTCCCCTTATAGTTTTCAAGGTTTGGGAGAGCCTGGCCTGCAGTTATTGGCGGAAGCCCGCGAGAAAACCGGGCTTTTTACCGTGGTGGAAGTAACCGCCATCGATCAGATCGGCCTGGTGGCCGAGTATGCCGATGTTTTGCAAGTTGGCGCCCGCAACATGCAGAACTTCGAGTTATTAAAGGCAGTCGGCCGTTCCGAAAAACCAGTGTTGTTGAAACGGGGTTTATCAGCCACCATTCAGGAATTGCTCCAGGCGGCGGAATACATTTTAGTAGAAGGCAATCCCCGGGTGATCCTCTGCGAACGCGGGATCCGGACGTTCGAGACGATTACCCGCAACACATTGGATATTAATGCGATCCCGCTACTGAAACAATTGACGCATCTGCCGGTTTTCGCCGATCCCAGCCATGGGACCGGTCGCAGCGATCTGGTGATTCCGGTTGCTAAAGCCGCAATCGCTGCCGGAGCTGACGGCTTGATCGTAGAAGTTCATCCCGCTCCCGACACTGCCTTATCCGATGGGAACCAATCCTTAAACCTCAATCAATTTGAACGGTTGATGGAGGAGCTCAATCCATCAATCCACCGGAGTCCGGCTCCTATCCAGCTGGATTCGGGCATGACCTTGACTCAATTTCAACAGCTGGCGGACGACGGTTATCGGTTTATTCCGGTTTACGCCGAATTACTCACCGACTCGGAGACACCAGTTACGGCTTTCGCCAAATTGACTGCCGGCGCTCCGGTGGGCCGCTTTTTACTGGAAAGCGTGGAACGCGGCGAACAACTGGGCCGGTTTTCTTTCATCGGCTGGGATCCGTTGCTACAGCTCACTGCCAACGGCAGACGGAGCGAAATCCTCGATTCCGCTAATTCGCACCAGGCCATGGACTCCGATCCATTGCAAGAGCTATCCGCCGCGCTTTCCGAGCTTAAGGTGGCGCCTTTGGACGTCCCTTACCCGTTCTATGGGGGAGCGGTGGGCTATATTGGTTATGACTATGTCCGGCTGTTGGAACCGATCCCCGAGCATCACGAAGCAATCGCCGAAGTTCCGGACCTTCGCTGGATGGTTCCACGCTGCATGGCCTGTTTTGATCACGTGCTCCACAAAATTGTCCTGATCGAGCTAGTCGAACCGGCGGCGCACTCGACGATCGAAGCTGCGTATCAAAAGGGAATGGCGGACCTCAGCCGCTTCGGCGAACGTTTGAAAAACCAGCTTGAACTGCCTCCATTAGTCAACCGGCATCCTCAAGCTTCAGAGCCGGAACGGAACTTTCTGTTAAGCAAGGCCGAGTATGAAGCGCGGGTGGAAAAAATCAAGGAATACATCCGGGCCGGTGATGCCTTTCAGGTAGTGTTATCCCAGCGGATCGAGCAAGAGTGCCATGGCGATCCATTCATGTTCTACCGGGTGCTCCGGACGATCAATCCATCGCCTTACTTATTCTATTTGGATTTCGGAGAGTTTCAACTGGCCGGCTCGTCACCCGAAGTCATGGTCCAGTCGACCGGAGCCCAGGTTCTTTTGAAGCCGATCGCCGGTACCCGGCCGCGAGGCGCAACCGCTGCTCAGGATGAACAACTCAAAAAGGAGTTGCTGAATGACCGGAAAGAGCGAGCTGAACATGTGATGCTGGTGGACCTGGGCCGGAACGATCTGGGCCGGGTTTGCCGATTCGGCTCAGTGGCCGTCACTGATTTAATGAGTGTCGAGAACTATTCGCACGTCATGCACATTGTCTCGACCATTCGGGGCGAATTGCTGCCGGATATGACCGCTACCGATTTGCTACGGGCAGTCTTCCCCGCGGGCACGCTCTCCGGGGCGCCGAAGATTCGCGCCATGCAGATCATCGAAGAATTGGAACCGGTGCGCCGCGGATTTTATGGCGGAGCCGTCGGCTACTTGGGTTTCAACGGGAATCTGGATACCTGTATTACGATCCGGACCGTGCTTTTTAAAGATAAGAAAGCCGTTCTTCAGGTGGGCGCCGGGATTGTGGCGGATTCGGTACCAGAGCGGGAGTATGAAGAGACAATGAATAAAGCCGGCGCCGTTCTGGCGGCCCTGGCCCGGCTAGGAGGATGA
- a CDS encoding DNA polymerase III subunit alpha yields the protein MADFIHLHVHTQYSLLDGAAEIGQLLARVQALGMTSVAITDHGVMYGCLKFYQQARKIGLKPILGCEVYVAPRSLHDKAPKIDDNPFHLVLLAETDQGYRNLLKLVSVANVNGFYYKPRIDLDLLRRHAEGLIGLSACLSGAVARQILKNQLDEAKQTVQLYQEIFGKEHFFLELQYQQLAEQRNVNRTLARLGAECGAPLVATNDVHYLTREDAAVHDVLLCIQTGKTVDDPNRMKFSTSEFYLKSPSEMADLFLDYPEALANTVRIAERCNVQLDLGKLHMPQYQIPDQSDPADYLERLCREGITTRGIAWDALREERLAYELGVINQMGFPGYFLIVRDFVQFAKKNGIMVGPGRGSAAGSLVAYLLGITNLDPMEYNLLFERFLNPERISMPDIDIDFCFERRGEVINYVRKRFGEERVAQIITFGTMAARAAVRDVGRALGLPYGEVDRVAKLIPHELGISIAEARNASPELKELEANNPKIARLLAIAERIEGFPRHASTHAAGVVIAGEPLTDHLPLTRSNEGEITTQFPMEDIEAIGLLKMDFLGLRTLTVLRDAIAWLASNRGQIIDLDRIPLNDPATYRALSDGHTLGMFQLESAGIRRLLMRLKPERIADLTALMALYRPGPLGSGMVDDFIKVRHGQQRANYLHPSLEPILAETGGVILYQEQVMQIASALGGFTLGQADLIRRAMGKKKPEVLAAMGEQFVAGAMAQGISHEVAVQIFDLMEYFSGYGFNKSHSAAYALVVYQTAYFKTNYPQEYMAALLTSVIGNPDKVGLYIEECRRMKLPILGPDVNVSHHSFHPEGAGIRFGLLGIKNIGGGAIDKIIAERRNGPFLSLYDFCQRVSGQLVNKRVIESLILAGALEGTGANRRQMMAGLDRILENTVKQTNKAQLSLMDSFNEDGFQYDPGLPVLPEFSRREILQFEKEYLGVYLSGHPLDEWREKFQQNGIGAIGELEEEPDGKEALLGGVVTSWRAIATKSGSTMAGIRLEDWTGVVEVIVFPKLYLEVKDGYQPDRVALVKGRLEKQDEGYKILASQLRWLSSQQE from the coding sequence ATGGCTGATTTTATCCATCTGCATGTTCATACGCAATATTCGTTGCTGGACGGCGCCGCCGAGATTGGCCAGTTATTGGCCAGGGTGCAGGCGTTGGGAATGACATCGGTTGCCATCACCGATCATGGAGTGATGTACGGTTGCCTCAAATTCTATCAACAAGCCCGTAAAATAGGGCTCAAGCCTATTTTAGGCTGTGAAGTGTATGTCGCTCCGCGCAGCCTTCATGACAAAGCACCCAAAATTGATGACAATCCGTTTCATTTGGTGCTGTTGGCTGAGACGGACCAGGGCTATCGAAACCTTTTAAAATTGGTCTCCGTGGCGAATGTTAACGGATTTTATTACAAGCCCCGGATCGACCTTGACCTGCTCCGGCGCCACGCCGAAGGGCTTATCGGGCTGTCGGCATGCCTGTCGGGGGCGGTGGCGCGTCAGATTCTTAAAAACCAATTGGACGAGGCGAAACAGACTGTCCAATTATACCAGGAGATTTTCGGTAAAGAACATTTTTTTTTAGAACTCCAATACCAGCAGTTGGCGGAGCAGCGAAATGTCAATCGGACGCTGGCTCGTTTGGGAGCGGAATGCGGGGCGCCGCTCGTCGCCACCAATGACGTCCATTATCTCACCCGCGAGGACGCTGCTGTTCATGATGTGCTGTTGTGCATCCAGACGGGGAAAACGGTTGATGACCCCAACCGGATGAAGTTTTCCACCAGCGAATTTTATCTGAAGAGTCCATCAGAAATGGCCGATCTATTTCTTGACTACCCCGAAGCGCTCGCCAACACCGTGCGGATTGCCGAACGGTGCAATGTGCAACTGGATTTAGGCAAACTGCATATGCCGCAGTATCAAATTCCGGATCAATCGGACCCCGCCGATTATCTGGAACGGCTCTGCCGGGAAGGGATCACCACGAGGGGTATCGCCTGGGATGCGCTCCGGGAAGAACGGCTCGCTTATGAGCTTGGGGTGATCAACCAGATGGGATTCCCCGGCTATTTTTTGATTGTACGCGATTTTGTACAATTTGCGAAAAAGAATGGCATCATGGTCGGCCCGGGGCGGGGATCGGCCGCCGGCAGTTTGGTTGCCTACCTGTTGGGGATCACCAATTTGGACCCCATGGAATATAACTTGCTCTTCGAACGTTTTTTAAACCCCGAGCGAATCTCCATGCCCGATATCGATATTGATTTTTGTTTCGAACGCCGGGGCGAAGTCATCAATTATGTGCGAAAGCGTTTCGGCGAGGAGCGGGTGGCCCAGATCATTACTTTCGGGACGATGGCGGCTCGGGCCGCAGTGCGTGATGTCGGACGGGCGCTGGGATTACCCTATGGCGAAGTGGACAGGGTCGCGAAGCTCATCCCGCACGAATTGGGAATTTCCATTGCCGAGGCCCGGAATGCCTCTCCCGAATTGAAGGAATTGGAGGCAAACAATCCGAAAATTGCCCGGTTGTTAGCGATCGCGGAGCGAATTGAGGGTTTTCCCCGTCACGCCTCGACCCATGCCGCCGGAGTGGTGATTGCCGGCGAACCCCTTACCGACCATCTGCCGCTCACCCGTTCGAATGAAGGGGAGATTACCACCCAATTCCCGATGGAGGATATCGAAGCAATCGGCCTTCTGAAGATGGATTTTTTGGGGCTGCGGACCTTGACCGTCCTGCGGGACGCCATCGCCTGGCTCGCTTCCAACCGGGGTCAGATCATTGATCTCGACCGGATCCCGCTGAACGATCCAGCCACGTACCGGGCGCTGTCCGACGGACATACCTTGGGAATGTTTCAGCTGGAGAGCGCCGGCATCCGGCGGCTGCTGATGCGTTTAAAACCGGAGCGGATCGCCGATTTAACCGCGTTGATGGCATTATACCGGCCGGGCCCGCTCGGCAGCGGGATGGTCGATGATTTTATCAAGGTCCGTCATGGACAGCAACGCGCCAATTATTTGCATCCATCGCTGGAGCCGATCCTGGCAGAAACGGGAGGAGTCATTCTCTATCAGGAGCAGGTGATGCAGATCGCCAGCGCTTTAGGCGGATTCACCTTGGGCCAAGCGGATCTGATCCGCCGGGCAATGGGGAAGAAAAAGCCGGAAGTCCTGGCGGCCATGGGTGAGCAGTTTGTGGCTGGAGCGATGGCGCAAGGAATCTCTCACGAAGTCGCTGTGCAGATCTTTGATCTGATGGAGTATTTTTCCGGTTACGGGTTTAATAAATCTCATTCCGCCGCCTACGCCTTGGTGGTCTATCAAACCGCCTATTTTAAAACCAATTACCCGCAGGAATACATGGCGGCCCTGTTGACCAGCGTGATTGGGAACCCCGATAAAGTTGGGTTGTATATCGAGGAATGCCGCCGGATGAAGCTACCCATTCTAGGACCGGATGTGAACGTGAGTCACCATTCTTTCCATCCGGAAGGAGCCGGGATTCGTTTCGGATTGCTCGGCATCAAAAATATCGGCGGCGGTGCGATCGATAAGATTATCGCCGAACGACGGAACGGTCCCTTTCTGTCATTATATGATTTTTGCCAGCGCGTCAGCGGCCAGTTGGTCAACAAACGGGTCATTGAGAGTCTGATACTGGCCGGAGCCTTGGAAGGCACCGGAGCAAACCGCCGGCAGATGATGGCCGGCCTCGATCGAATTCTGGAAAACACCGTGAAGCAAACGAACAAAGCGCAACTTTCGCTAATGGACTCTTTCAATGAAGACGGTTTTCAATATGATCCGGGCCTCCCGGTACTGCCGGAATTTTCGCGGCGGGAGATTTTGCAATTCGAGAAGGAGTATTTAGGGGTCTATCTATCCGGCCATCCATTGGATGAGTGGCGGGAGAAGTTTCAACAAAATGGGATCGGCGCCATTGGTGAGCTCGAAGAGGAGCCCGATGGGAAGGAAGCATTACTGGGCGGGGTGGTCACCAGTTGGCGGGCCATTGCCACCAAGTCGGGCTCAACCATGGCTGGCATCCGGTTAGAGGATTGGACCGGTGTCGTGGAAGTGATCGTATTTCCTAAGTTATATCTAGAGGTTAAGGATGGCTACCAGCCGGATCGCGTCGCACTGGTGAAAGGACGCCTGGAAAAGCAGGACGAAGGGTACAAAATTCTTGCTTCTCAACTGCGCTGGTTATCATCCCAACAAGAGTAA
- the mtrB gene encoding trp RNA-binding attenuation protein MtrB, with protein MEQEILTEDIGGEYVGVRALEDGVTIIGLTRGKDTRFHHTEKLDRGEVMIFQFTEHTSAMKIRGKAEIFTKLGTIKCGKEFLD; from the coding sequence ATGGAGCAAGAGATACTTACGGAAGACATCGGCGGAGAATATGTCGGAGTCAGAGCGTTGGAAGACGGAGTCACGATTATCGGTTTGACCCGTGGCAAGGATACCCGGTTTCATCATACCGAAAAGCTCGATCGTGGCGAAGTTATGATCTTTCAATTCACTGAACATACTTCGGCCATGAAGATTCGCGGCAAAGCCGAGATCTTTACGAAGCTTGGCACGATCAAATGCGGCAAAGAATTTTTAGATTGA
- a CDS encoding anthranilate synthase component II, with translation MLAIIDNYDSFTYNLVQYFGEMGVAIRVFRNDRITLNELAAIQPERLVISPGPCTPKESGISMAAIRHFSGKIPILGVCLGHQCIGEVFGGKVIRAPEPVHGKESLIHHNGQELFEGMPQPFAAVRYHSLVVERSSFPAVLEITASEPGGLVMALRHRSHPTYGLQFHPESVFTESGKQLLVNFLKVPVPAISA, from the coding sequence ATGCTGGCCATCATCGATAATTACGATTCATTCACCTACAATCTGGTGCAATACTTTGGTGAAATGGGCGTGGCGATTCGAGTGTTCCGGAATGACCGGATTACCTTGAATGAATTGGCTGCGATTCAGCCGGAACGGCTGGTCATTTCGCCCGGTCCGTGCACCCCCAAGGAGAGCGGGATTTCCATGGCCGCCATCAGGCATTTTTCGGGGAAGATACCGATCCTCGGCGTCTGCCTGGGGCATCAATGCATTGGAGAGGTTTTTGGCGGCAAAGTCATCCGAGCCCCTGAACCGGTGCACGGCAAAGAAAGTCTGATTCATCATAACGGGCAGGAGCTGTTCGAGGGCATGCCACAACCATTCGCCGCGGTGCGCTACCATTCCTTGGTCGTGGAGCGCTCCTCGTTCCCGGCCGTGCTGGAGATCACCGCCAGCGAGCCGGGCGGTTTGGTGATGGCGTTACGCCACCGGAGCCATCCCACCTATGGGTTGCAATTTCATCCGGAATCAGTTTTTACCGAATCGGGCAAGCAACTGTTGGTCAATTTTCTGAAGGTTCCGGTGCCCGCCATTTCGGCGTAG
- a CDS encoding cation:proton antiporter regulatory subunit → MTIFPKMLVLLFMNVLALSYLVYRLTRIGNSVAKAFQIAWNFIVARSSHAEYSIDAEIGWVSLLSKTWWLMLLFYFVFWLVFQEWYFGAALILLIVFHCGWYWVGHRNEHGFDRVFHLNSGWGIIYKTVAADSELKAKSLAELDLRKKNLLVLAIERNRQLSAFPKGTEILNDGDRMIIFGDLNTSEAILN, encoded by the coding sequence ATGACAATCTTTCCAAAAATGCTGGTTCTATTATTCATGAACGTATTGGCTTTATCGTATTTGGTGTACCGCTTGACGCGGATCGGAAATTCAGTCGCAAAAGCATTTCAGATCGCCTGGAATTTCATTGTAGCCAGGAGCTCTCATGCTGAATATTCTATTGACGCCGAGATCGGCTGGGTTTCATTGCTTTCCAAAACCTGGTGGCTCATGCTCCTTTTCTATTTCGTGTTTTGGCTCGTTTTTCAGGAATGGTATTTTGGAGCTGCGCTGATATTGCTAATTGTATTCCACTGCGGTTGGTATTGGGTGGGCCACCGGAACGAACATGGCTTTGACCGGGTCTTTCATTTGAACTCCGGCTGGGGAATCATTTACAAGACGGTTGCCGCTGATTCGGAATTGAAGGCTAAATCTCTGGCAGAATTGGATTTACGCAAGAAAAACCTATTGGTTCTGGCGATCGAACGCAATCGGCAATTATCGGCCTTTCCCAAGGGGACTGAGATCTTAAATGACGGGGATCGGATGATTATCTTCGGGGACTTAAACACTTCAGAAGCTATTTTAAATTAA
- a CDS encoding AEC family transporter translates to MSKNVIFVQVVTLFLIMGVGFIARKRRIITPVLNKGLTELLIHITTPFMVIAAFQFSFSHEKLVTAGFVFLISLTIHTGSFLISKFIYWRFPLERRKVLSLATIFTNCGFMGYPVVGSLYGSLGIFYTSIYIVVFHLFIWTIGVGTFTGKTDLQTTKKALLNPGIIAVFIGMFLFLFSIRLPEPVTGAIQLIGSMTTPLSMLIIGSMLADIKPADLFRGFDLYYGAFIRLLLLPLLTGGILMALKFNAIITGVCVLAVAMPAASLLVPLAEQNGGDAAFASRLVFLTTLLSVATIPLIIWIV, encoded by the coding sequence ATGAGCAAAAACGTTATCTTCGTTCAAGTCGTAACGCTTTTTTTGATTATGGGAGTCGGGTTTATCGCAAGGAAACGGCGGATCATCACGCCTGTTTTAAATAAAGGCCTAACTGAACTGCTGATTCATATTACGACTCCTTTTATGGTGATTGCGGCGTTTCAATTCAGTTTTTCCCATGAGAAACTGGTCACCGCCGGGTTTGTTTTTCTGATCTCACTCACCATTCATACGGGATCATTTTTGATTTCTAAATTCATCTATTGGCGATTCCCTTTAGAGCGGCGGAAAGTCCTTAGCCTGGCTACCATTTTCACGAATTGCGGATTTATGGGATATCCGGTGGTGGGGAGTCTCTATGGCAGCCTTGGAATATTTTATACCTCCATCTATATTGTCGTCTTTCACCTGTTCATCTGGACGATCGGCGTCGGGACGTTTACAGGAAAGACCGATCTGCAGACCACCAAGAAAGCGCTGCTGAATCCGGGAATCATTGCGGTTTTCATCGGGATGTTCCTGTTTCTTTTCTCCATTCGTTTGCCGGAGCCGGTCACGGGGGCCATCCAATTGATCGGCTCCATGACAACGCCGCTGTCGATGCTGATTATCGGTTCGATGCTCGCCGATATCAAACCGGCCGATCTCTTCCGTGGTTTTGATTTGTATTATGGCGCATTCATACGCTTGTTGCTGCTGCCCCTGTTGACGGGAGGGATTTTGATGGCATTGAAGTTTAACGCCATCATCACGGGCGTCTGTGTTTTGGCGGTGGCAATGCCCGCGGCATCGCTGTTGGTGCCGTTGGCCGAGCAAAATGGCGGCGATGCCGCATTCGCCTCCCGCCTGGTCTTCCTGACGACGCTGTTATCGGTGGCGACGATACCCTTGATTATTTGGATAGTCTAA
- a CDS encoding NAD(P)-dependent malic enzyme, with protein sequence MELREAALHLHRVNRGKIAVAPKVPIRDAADLSLAYSPGVAEPCKEIARDPDLVYDYTNRGNMVAVVSDGTAVLGLGDIGPLAGLPVMEGKAVLFKQFADIDAVPICLATKEIRQLVETVRLLEPTFGGINLEDISGPRCFEVEEQLKAAMNIPVFHDDQHGTAVVCCAGLLNALKVAGKEPSEVRVVVNGAGAAGIAITKMLLQIGITPTRLRLCDKAGILSPDDPGINHYQAELARLTNPTGQKGDLSAALTGADVFIGVSAPNIVTPTMVQSMNERAIIFGMANPIPEIMPELAHAVGALIVGTGRSDLPNQINNLIGFPGIFRGALDVRASTINEPMKVAAVRAIAALVPERELDPTHIIPNPFDRRVVPAVAFAVAEAAMATGVARTPQTREALETAWRQRGIL encoded by the coding sequence ATGGAACTACGAGAAGCAGCATTGCATCTACATCGTGTGAATCGGGGCAAAATAGCCGTTGCTCCCAAGGTTCCGATTCGGGATGCGGCGGATCTCAGCTTAGCCTATTCGCCGGGAGTGGCCGAACCTTGCAAGGAGATAGCGCGCGATCCCGATTTGGTTTACGATTATACGAATCGCGGCAATATGGTGGCAGTAGTCTCCGATGGCACCGCCGTCTTGGGGTTGGGCGACATCGGTCCGCTCGCCGGGTTGCCGGTGATGGAGGGCAAGGCGGTCCTTTTCAAGCAATTCGCGGACATTGATGCAGTCCCCATCTGTTTGGCGACGAAAGAAATCCGGCAATTAGTCGAGACGGTTCGCTTGCTTGAGCCGACGTTCGGCGGGATCAATCTGGAGGATATCTCCGGACCGCGCTGTTTCGAGGTGGAGGAACAGCTGAAAGCGGCGATGAACATCCCTGTTTTCCACGATGATCAGCATGGCACGGCGGTTGTATGCTGCGCCGGGTTGCTCAACGCCTTAAAAGTGGCGGGAAAAGAACCGTCCGAGGTTCGAGTTGTGGTGAATGGAGCTGGAGCGGCGGGGATTGCCATCACCAAAATGTTGTTGCAAATCGGAATCACTCCGACTCGCTTGCGCCTCTGCGATAAGGCCGGAATTCTCAGCCCCGACGACCCCGGCATCAACCACTATCAAGCCGAGTTGGCCCGCTTAACCAATCCCACGGGCCAAAAAGGAGATTTGAGCGCGGCCTTGACCGGAGCCGATGTCTTTATCGGAGTTTCGGCCCCCAATATCGTTACCCCAACAATGGTGCAGAGCATGAATGAGCGGGCCATCATTTTTGGAATGGCCAATCCGATTCCCGAGATTATGCCGGAGTTGGCCCATGCGGTCGGAGCCTTGATCGTCGGCACGGGCCGTTCCGATCTACCCAATCAGATTAACAATCTGATCGGGTTTCCCGGGATTTTCCGCGGCGCCTTGGATGTGCGAGCCAGCACGATTAACGAGCCGATGAAAGTGGCGGCGGTCCGGGCCATTGCCGCACTCGTTCCCGAGCGGGAGCTTGACCCGACCCATATTATTCCCAACCCCTTCGATCGTCGAGTGGTTCCTGCGGTTGCCTTCGCCGTGGCCGAGGCAGCCATGGCAACCGGCGTGGCGAGAACGCCTCAAACCCGCGAAGCCTTGGAAACCGCCTGGCGGCAGCGGGGAATTCTTTAG
- a CDS encoding IS982 family transposase, translating to MLDSKQYCIKEIENIKDLFTVIYTVIDDIYQQIVPIDIKHRRNSGSLKMSDSEIITIRLVGELFTIDSEKAWFEFCKKNQRDLFPDFCDRTRFNRTCRNLHRVIEIIRKEIAKITGYVYQSYRIIDSLPLPVCKFGRAHFHKTFRGYEATYGKCPSKKETYLGYKLHLLGSFDGFITDFTITPANVDDRAATWDLVEPYQKITILGDKGYISSDLGSELKAEKAINLLPLPKNHSKIQWPKAIRQLIFKLRRRIETSGSQLTNQLNIERVLAKSYWGFISRIQTKILAHCLCYFINMLIGHSMHSKIKHLVFG from the coding sequence ATGCTGGATTCCAAGCAATATTGTATCAAGGAAATCGAAAATATCAAAGACCTATTTACAGTGATTTATACGGTCATTGATGATATCTACCAACAAATCGTCCCCATCGACATCAAGCATCGACGAAATAGCGGCAGTTTAAAAATGAGTGACAGTGAAATCATCACCATTCGACTCGTCGGAGAATTATTTACCATCGATTCAGAAAAAGCCTGGTTTGAATTCTGTAAGAAAAATCAGCGCGACTTATTTCCAGATTTCTGTGACCGGACGCGGTTTAATCGAACTTGTCGAAACCTTCATCGGGTCATTGAGATCATTCGCAAAGAAATCGCAAAAATTACTGGATACGTCTATCAATCATACCGAATTATCGACAGTCTGCCACTACCGGTCTGTAAGTTTGGGCGAGCCCATTTTCACAAGACTTTTCGAGGCTATGAAGCAACTTACGGGAAATGTCCTTCCAAAAAGGAAACCTATTTGGGTTATAAGCTACATTTATTGGGGTCCTTCGATGGGTTTATTACGGACTTTACCATTACTCCCGCCAATGTTGACGACCGGGCCGCAACCTGGGATTTGGTGGAGCCCTATCAAAAAATCACGATTCTCGGTGATAAGGGATATATCAGTAGCGATTTAGGTTCTGAATTGAAAGCCGAAAAAGCGATCAATCTTTTGCCGCTGCCAAAGAACCATAGTAAAATACAATGGCCCAAAGCTATCCGTCAACTGATTTTCAAGCTTCGGCGAAGAATTGAGACTTCTGGTTCTCAACTTACCAATCAACTGAACATTGAAAGAGTTTTAGCCAAATCGTATTGGGGTTTTATTTCCCGTATTCAAACCAAAATCTTAGCTCATTGTCTTTGCTATTTCATCAATATGCTTATCGGACATAGTATGCACTCAAAGATCAAACATCTTGTCTTTGGTTAA